The Saccopteryx leptura isolate mSacLep1 chromosome 2, mSacLep1_pri_phased_curated, whole genome shotgun sequence genome has a window encoding:
- the INIP gene encoding SOSS complex subunit C isoform X1, with the protein MAANPSGQGFQNKNRVAILAELDKEKRKLLMQNQSSTNHPGASITLSRPSLNKDFRDHAEQQHIAAQQKAALQHAHAHSSGYFITQDSAFGNLILPVLPRLDPE; encoded by the exons gttttcaaaataaaaatagagttgcAATCTTGGCAGAAttggacaaagaaaaaagaaaattactaatgCAGAACCAGTCGTCAACAAATCATCCTGGAGCTAG CATCACGCTCTCGAGACCCTCTCTCAATAAGGACTTCCGCGACCACGCGGAGCAGCAGCACATTGCAGCCCAGCAGAAGGCCGCTCTGCAG CATGCACATGCACATTCATCTGGATACTTCATAACGCAAGATTCTGCCTTCGGGAATCTTATTCTTCCTGTTTTACCGCGCCTGGACCCAGAATGA
- the INIP gene encoding SOSS complex subunit C isoform X2 has protein sequence MQNQSSTNHPGASITLSRPSLNKDFRDHAEQQHIAAQQKAALQHAHAHSSGYFITQDSAFGNLILPVLPRLDPE, from the exons atgCAGAACCAGTCGTCAACAAATCATCCTGGAGCTAG CATCACGCTCTCGAGACCCTCTCTCAATAAGGACTTCCGCGACCACGCGGAGCAGCAGCACATTGCAGCCCAGCAGAAGGCCGCTCTGCAG CATGCACATGCACATTCATCTGGATACTTCATAACGCAAGATTCTGCCTTCGGGAATCTTATTCTTCCTGTTTTACCGCGCCTGGACCCAGAATGA